In Palaemon carinicauda isolate YSFRI2023 chromosome 1, ASM3689809v2, whole genome shotgun sequence, the genomic stretch caatgatttcaaaacatctcttgaagagatatttcgtataaagcttcttgaagtttgaaatcacttctTGCTGGTCCATGGCcgggaggagaggggtggtgttcggtggaagatagagaatcttCATGAAGGAATATTGTGCTGTTATATCTTCATGGAGGGAAGAAGGGTGAGCAGGGGcgttgtccagcaccagcaggcatttcatagggaggagcttctcttccaaatactttttcacagtcgggccaaaacaaatatttatccacccgataaacaattgtcttgttacccaggcttttccattagccctccacaacctGTTTAGATGTTacttagtgactttgtgggtcttaaAGGCTCGAGGAGtttcggagtgatacaccagcaggggtttcatcTTGCAattcccactggcatttgcacagagtgcaagggtaagcctgtccttcataagctaatgcccaggtagcctcttttttTTCTGCCATGATGTACGTTCGAtgaggcatttttttccaaaacagcccagtttcgTCACAATTGAAGACTTACTGGGGACTCTAGCCTTCCTGGACAGTTGACTCATcaaacgtcttaacaaaggctctggccgctttcgtgtccgagcttgcagcctccccatgacgcaccaccgaatgaatgcctgagcgtctccTAAATTTTTCCatccacccatgagaagccttgaactctgggggttcctacttcgatgttccttctcctgcgtcggcttcggcctgagcatgcacgagatcaccgaaaatggctcTGGTTTTAGGGCAAATTATCTCTTCgatgatagtgtctccagccatttctttgtcctttatccagacaagcagtaGTCTCTTCATCTCATCATAGACATGGCTCCTTTTGTTAGAGAAAACATtcatgcccttagaaggtgttgctcctttgatagcttccttctgcttcaggatcgttcctatcgcagatcgatttcggccatattccttcgtgAGCACACTTAACGACAttccagcctcgtatttcttgattttttccatcttcatctccatggaaagcatcatcctcttctttcccttgataTCAGCAACTTTTCGGGGACCCATGGCTAATTATATATcgtaagtatcacacacgataacagtacgtacagtaaaattgttacgaaagcgaaatcacaaataCGAAGTTAATGCGTACGATACTGCTGCCGGAAggaaaagacataggaacgccagtgcatagatgcacgatgggatacagtacagtagatgccgatCAATAGGAGAgaaggatctcatggtggtaattagcatccgagtagggagataaccaatgggaatgcaggaggatggtagcgagttttcGGGCTTGTGGCGCGAATTTTAAAATCTATCTCGGATACGGTCTGGCTCCCGCTCCATATCGCCTTTCGTTGtctgaaacatttttcgtgatctgAGTcttaaaattcttcgcatctcctttcgtaaagtgaaaatttcgtaagccgattctttcgtagctagaggtttgactgtattcacctcaaatacacaaatgaaatatataagtaaaatacattgataaattatttactctacactagaccagcttcgtaagatagctccccccaaaaaaagattatttattccgggcctgaatccatctaTTCAGCCCGAGATGAATAGTCTGCAACCACGATATCTCTATCTGATATATGcttcacattaatacaatacaggTGCAAACATAATTACCACTTAGTTAACCGTTGATTATTTTTCGTCTTAACAAAAGTTGAAGGATTATGAtcagaatacactgtaatctcttccttTTTGGTCGATTTACATAGACctcaaagggattttgacgtaggaaaaatctatttttgggtgagatagccatgtcgtcctgatggaagttcgatTCGGccgcttcctactgtataatatttctgcgagtgatattacaaaagaattaccgtcaggtatcacggggttctaatccccgaaacgactatcctaagatatcgtatataatcagggacatatcctaagataaccatagatatctgcacccccaataggctttacccagtctaatcctctaaggggaaggataagtgaggagccgttacatatcctatcaccatTCGGTACTCCCATACGTCCCTGGCACTTCATTCCACATCGCAGCGGAACTACTGTAAAATAGAAGCATGCTACGAGGAATTGGGGAGGGAGAAAATGTAGTAGCGGGcgggccatcaggatgacatggctatctcacccaataatggatttttcctacgtcaaaatcccttttttgggctcgagccatgtcgtcctaatggaagtgcaccagagaattacctattactCAGTAGGAGGCTTCGAATAAAAGTCCCCATACCAAAAAATGCTAACTGCCTTACTCCGACAAAGCATAGGTATCAATTTCCACCTTTATTCCTGaaccataataaaaatatttgaaaagtatGATGGCCTTTTAAGGAGATAGATCCGGTTCGGACCATCACCTTGCCCCAGGGTGAAGACATCCAATATTAATGGTGAGATGTCAATCATCTAAAACTC encodes the following:
- the LOC137625523 gene encoding putative CENPB DNA-binding domain-containing protein 1; this encodes MGPRKVADIKGKKRMMLSMEMKMEKIKKYEAGMSLSVLTKEYGRNRSAIGTILKQKEAIKGATPSKGMNVFSNKRSHVYDEMKRLLLVWIKDKEMAGDTIIEEIICPKTRAIFGDLVHAQAEADAGEGTSK